Genomic DNA from Jejubacter calystegiae:
CGCTCCCAGTGCCAGCCCGGCCAGCACCCCAATCCACAGACTTTCGGTCATATTGATGACCACGGCGGTCGTGACCCCGGCACAGGCGATCACCGACGCTACCGACAGATCGAAATCGCCGGAAGCCAGGCAGAACAGCATGCCGCAGGCCACCATCCCGGAAAGAGATACCGCAAGCCCCAGCCCTTTCATATTCACGAAGGTGGCGAAGTTGGGCACAAAGATAGCGCAGGCCAGAAACAGCAGCGCAAAGACCACCAGCATGCCGTACTGTTCCCAGATACGGCCCGGTGAAAATGACGACCCGGAAGCGCCAGATGTGGTTAATAGTGACATCGAATTTCCCCCTTTACGCGGCGCGGCCAGATTTCGGCATCGCCAGAGCCAGCACCTGCTGCTCGTCGGCCTGACCATGTAAACACTCCCCGGTAACCTGCCCTTCGCACATCACCACAATGCGATCGGCCAGCCCCAGCACTTCCGGCAGATCGCTGGAGGCGAACAGCACCGCCACCCCCTGCTCCGCCAGCGCGTAGATGACGTTGTAGATCTCATGCTTCGCTCCAACGTCAATGCCGCGGGTCGGCTCATCCAGCAGGATCACCTTCATACTTTCCGACAGCCAGCGGCCCAGTATCGCTTTCTGCTGGTTGCCGCCTGACAGGTTCATCACCAGTTGATGCGCCCCCGGCGTGCGAATATTGAGCGACTGAATATGATGCCGGGCGTTCTGCGCTTCCCAGCGGTTATCGATAAGGCAGCCCGCGTTGATATGACGCCGTCGGGCGCTGATATTGATATTCTCCTGTACCGAGTGCACCGCGATAATGCCGTCGGCCTTGCGGTCTTCCGGGCACAGCATCATGCCAGCGCGAATCGCAGCGCCGGGATCGCGCAGGTTAACCGGCTCGCCATCGATCCAGATTTGCCCTTCCTGGAGGCGGGTGGCGCCAAACAGCCCCTTCATCAGTTCGCTGCGCCCGGCCCCCACCAGCCCGAACAGGCCGACGATTTCACCGCCCCGCACCGACAGACTCACCGGCCCGCGCACGCCGGGTGCCTTGATACCTTCCAGCCGCAGCCGTTCGTCGCCGTGGTCGCGCGGATGCCAGCCGTAGATATCGGCAATCTCGCGCCCCACCATGGCCTGTACCAGTCGGTCGTGATCGACCTCCTGCATATCGGTAAAGGTACGTATATAGCGGCCATCCTTAAACACCGTGATGGCATCGCTCAGGGCGAAGATCTCCTCCATGCGGTGTGAGACGTAAATAATCACCCGCCCTTCGTCACGCAGCTCACGGATAACCCGGAACAGCTGTTCGATCTCCCTGGCCGACAGCGAACTGGTGGGTTCATCGAAGGCGATAATCCGGGCATCTCGCGCCAGCGCCCGGGCTATTTCCACCATTTGCCACTGGCCCAGCGACAGGTATTTCAGCGGGGTACGGGGATCGATATCCATCCCCAGCCGGGTTAACTGGCGTCTGGCCTCATCGTTCAGACGCCGGTTGTTCACCAGCCCCCCGCGCTGGGGCAGTTGCCCCAGGCTGATGTTTTCCGCCACCGTCATTTCCGGCACCAGGTGCAGCTCCTGGTAGATAATGGCGATACCCGCCTCCAGCGCGGCGGCGGGTCGGTCAAAGCGCCGCTCTTCCCCGCCAATGACCAGAGTGCCGCTTTCGGGTTGATAGTTGCCGCTCAGAATCTTGAGCAGCGTCGATTTTCCGGCGCCGTTTTCCCCCATCAGGGCATGGACCTGCCCGGCATGACACTCAAAGCTGATATCGCTCAGGGCGGTCACGCCGGGAAACACTTTTCCGATACCGCGAAACGCGAGGCCGGGTTGTTGCTGTATCATCATTACTCCTCAGCCCTTACTTCGTGGCCGCCAGCCCTTTCTTCGCCAGCTCCTCTTTGAAGTTGTCGCGGGTGATCAGCACCACGTCGGACACCTCGGTAAACTTCGGCGGCTCGGCATCTTTGGTGACCCAGTTGTAGAGCATTTCGCTGGTTTTATAGCCGTGAACGTCCGGGCTAGGCAGCAGCGAACCGTAGAACCCGGTGGGCTTCGACTTCGACAGTTCGCTTACCGCATCCACGCCGTTGATACCAATACCGATCACATCCGCCGCCTTAAAGCCCTGGCCTTCGGTGGCGCGAATGCCCCCCAGTACCGTGCTATCGTTCATGCCGATGACCAGCCAGTGTTTTACCTGAGGATGCTGAACCAGTAGCGAGTTTCCGGCATCCAGCGCGCCGGGAATATCATTGGATTTGGTGGGCACCTGATAGATTTGATCCGCCGGGAAGCCTGCCGCTTTCAGCGCGTCCATGGAGCCGGTAGTGCGGCGGCGCGCGGTATCCAGCTCGTTGGCGGTAATCGCCATGACGCCGGTCTGTTTCACATCCCAGCCGCGTTTTTGCATCTCTTTGTACAGCTCCTGCCCCTGACGCTCACCGATTTTGGTGGCCGCCATCATCACCAGCGGTACGCTTTCCATCGGCTTGCCGCCGGCAGAGACAAACTGGTCATCCACGGCGATCACTTTCATATCGTAACTGCGGGCCCGGGCCATGATGGCGGCGCCCAGCTTGGGATCCGGGGTACAGATCACAAAGCCTTTCGCGCCATTGGCCGCCAGGCTGTCGATGGCATTCAGCGTCTTTTCCCCGTCCGGCACGGCGATCTTAATCACCTCGAAGCCCAGATCTTTGCCTGCTTTGTCGGCAAAACGCCATTCGGTCTGGAACCACGGTTCTTCCGGCTGCTTCACCAGGAAGCCCAGCTTGAGGTTTTCGGCCAGGGCAGACTGTGACATGACGGCGGCCAGGCCAATGGCCGCCAGCGCTTTGGTCAATTTACGCATAATGAACTCCATCCAACTTTCAGGTCGTTATTGTTAGTCGGGTTACGGCATAAAAACCCTGATGTTGCGAGATTGTGATGCAGCCATAAGTTGTAGCGGGAAAAGCGTCATTCAGAGGAGAGCAAAATCACAGCGCAGAATTTCAGTGATTGTGTACATAAATTCAGCGAGTTCAGGCATAAAGCGAGGGGCTATTTCGTGATCCAGGCGAGGTTTTATTGATCGGGAGGGGGTTCAGGTTCTTCGGCAGTAAACATCGCCCTGATGCTTTGTTTCAGAAGAAAAGCGGCAGAATATGATGATGCGGAGGGCTGTTCCGTTCACTTTTCGTGACTGCTTCTCTGTTGATTCACAGCCGGTGAACGGGCCAGGGGGGCTCAGTCGCCCTGGTCCGTTCACTGGCTCCGAAACTGACATATAAAAAATAAACTCAAAGTGAACGGAGCCTTCGCCAGCGTGACATATTCCGCCTGAACACAGCACCACTGCAATAATATTTCCTGTCGATGAAACAAGGGGGAGAATGGCAAACTGCGATGGCGCTCTCCCCCCAAATGGGGAATAAGGAAAATTACCAGTACGAGTACCAGCTCTGCCGCAGACGAATCAGCGCCTCCAGCCAGAAATAGTCCCCCCAGCTACAGCATTCATCCACCCCTTTGCCGCTCGACATATGGTAAACCGAATGCTTAAGCAGCCCTTCACAGGCTTCATCGTCCCGGGAAAGATAGTGCCGGGTCAGGGATTCCATCATCCGCAGCGCCATCTCCTCGTAGGCCGGACGCAGCGGATCCAGCGTAGGCAGCGCCTTTACCAGCTCCAGCAGACCGCACACCGCAATGGCCGCCGCGGAACTATCGCGCACGGCGTCGGTGCCGAGCAGCGCCAGGTCCCAGTGGCAGACATCATCTTCCGGCAACCGGTTCAGGAAGTAATGCGCCAGACTACGCGACAGATCAACGTAGTCGCGCTCGCCGGTGTGGTTCCAGCTCAGCAGGAAACCGTAGATGCCCCAGGCCTGGCCCCGGGACCAGCAGGAGTTGTCGCTGAATCCCTGATGGGTGTTGCCAAAGCGCGGCTCGCCGCTATTCACGTCCATGTAGTACGTGTGATACGTCGAGGCGTCCGGTCGCACCACATAGCGTGCCGCCTGTTGCGCATGGGCTCGCGCCGCCTCCCGATAGCGGGCATCGCCGGTCTGCTGGCTGGCCCAGTAAAGCAGCGGCAGGTTCATGTTGCAGTCGATAATCATCCGCCCCTGCTGTTCGGGATCGCGCAGATCGCCCCAGGCCTGGATTATCTTCGCCACCGGGTTGTAGCGCTCCATCAGCGCATCCGCCGCCTGCAGCGCCGCCTGGCGGGCCGCCTCGTTGCCGGTCAGTTGCCAGGCGCTGACGCAGGAGAGCGAATAGAGGAAGCCCAGATCGTGCGTGGCGGTGTCAATTCGCTGTTCAATACGGCGATAGAACGACGGCAGATAGCGCTCCGCCGCTGCGCGGTAGCGCGCTTCACCGGTCAGTTCCCAGGCCAGCCATAATTGCCCGACCCAGAAACTGGTCGTCCACTCCACATTTTCGGTACGCGGCCAGCGCCCGTCCTGGCAGGCTTCGCCGGGAAACTTATCGCCAAAGGCCGCCAGATTGCTATCGAACTGGCGGGTAGCGCGCGCCAGCGCGTCTTCCAGCAAAGTTTTCAGCGCGGGTCTGTCAACCTGATGCAGTTCAACGGGGCGCAGGGGCTCGGTAACGACAGAACGGATCATAACGTCTCCTCATTGGGAAGGTTGGCCGGGAGTAGACACCACCGCTGGGGGCGCCTGGCGCACGGGCGCGCGCCGCTCTCCGGAAAGCGTAAAGACAGAAACCAGGGTAAACAGCAGCGCACAGGCGCCCATCAGCAGATAGGTGTGCTCGAAGCCAATGCGGTCGTAGAGATAACCCGCCGGCGGCGCCACCACCACCGAGCCGACGTAAATCATCGCCTGATAGCCCAGCAGATACATGGTGGCATTCACTTTTTTGTCGAAATGGGCGGCGATATATTTGAACACCGAGATCAGCAGCAGCGAGATCTCCAGACCGTACAGCGGCTTGATAATGGAGATCACCAGCGGATCTTCGGTCAGACCGCAGGCGATAAGCCTGGCCCCGACCACGCAGCCGCAGATAATCAGCCCGGCTTTGGCGCCATAGCGGTTTACCAGTAGCGGAATAAACATCATCATCACAAATTCGGTGCCGGACTGAACGGTGCTGAGATAGCCGAACCAGGCGTTGCCCTGCTCCCGGGTGTCGAAGAACGAGACGAAATAGCGCGGAAACTGCTGTTCGGCCACAAACATCATCCAGGCGACGCCCGCCACGTAAAGGCTGAACATCCAGAACTTGCGGTTACGCAACAGCGCCACCACATCGCCGGGCATAATCTTGTCTTTGGCGATCACATCGTTGTCGCGCAGCAGATCGTCTCCCAGCTTGAGACTGACCAGCATCAGTAACATCAACACCGAGGTGGCGCTACTCAGCAGGAAGTTCGCCAGCGGCGTCAGGTTAAACAGCAGGCCGGAAAATGACGCCGCCAGCGCCCAGCCCAGCGAGCCCCACATCCGGATACGCCCGAACTCCAGACCATACAGGCGACTAAAGCGATCGGCGTAGGATTCCGCCGCCGCCACCCCGGCGTACCAGCCCAGGCTGAGCCAGAAGGCGCCGACAAACATGCCGATGGTGGTGTGGTTCAACAGCAGCGGTTGATAGACCCACACAAAGAACGGCGCCATCAGAGCCGAGATAATGCAGACAAAATAGAGCAGCCACTTGCTCATGCCGATTTTGTCCATGATGTAGCCATAAACCGGCTTGAGGATGACGGCGAACAGGCCGTTCACCGCAAATACGCTGCCGATGGTCATGCTGTCCAGCCCTACTTTCTGGCTGAGCCACAGCGCGTAGAGCCCAAAGCTGGATGACCAGGTAAAGAAGTAGAGAAAAATAAAGCTGCTCATTCTGAGCTGGGCGCTGCGGGTCGGTGTTGATGAAGCCGTCATAATGTTCTCCCTGTGGCGACAAGCCGAAATGCGGTTTGCCGCTCGCCGTGACAAATCACAATTTGCTGCCCTTCCCGCTGCAGGCGGGGCGGCTCCTGTCCGGTAACATCGCTATCCCCGGCCCACACCGCACAGCACAGCAGGTGCTCACCGGCTGACAGTTCGCCGCGCAGCACCGGAATGGCGCAGCGCTCCGGCCACATCAGATTGCTGTTGGGCGGCGTCATAACCACTTCACCGCAGCGCGCTGGCGTACCGATATCCAGAATGCCGCTCCGGCTTTCTCCGCTGTGTAGCCAGCAAGCCCCCGGTTCTAC
This window encodes:
- the araG gene encoding L-arabinose ABC transporter ATP-binding protein AraG — encoded protein: MIQQQPGLAFRGIGKVFPGVTALSDISFECHAGQVHALMGENGAGKSTLLKILSGNYQPESGTLVIGGEERRFDRPAAALEAGIAIIYQELHLVPEMTVAENISLGQLPQRGGLVNNRRLNDEARRQLTRLGMDIDPRTPLKYLSLGQWQMVEIARALARDARIIAFDEPTSSLSAREIEQLFRVIRELRDEGRVIIYVSHRMEEIFALSDAITVFKDGRYIRTFTDMQEVDHDRLVQAMVGREIADIYGWHPRDHGDERLRLEGIKAPGVRGPVSLSVRGGEIVGLFGLVGAGRSELMKGLFGATRLQEGQIWIDGEPVNLRDPGAAIRAGMMLCPEDRKADGIIAVHSVQENINISARRRHINAGCLIDNRWEAQNARHHIQSLNIRTPGAHQLVMNLSGGNQQKAILGRWLSESMKVILLDEPTRGIDVGAKHEIYNVIYALAEQGVAVLFASSDLPEVLGLADRIVVMCEGQVTGECLHGQADEQQVLALAMPKSGRAA
- a CDS encoding arabinose ABC transporter substrate-binding protein, whose product is MRKLTKALAAIGLAAVMSQSALAENLKLGFLVKQPEEPWFQTEWRFADKAGKDLGFEVIKIAVPDGEKTLNAIDSLAANGAKGFVICTPDPKLGAAIMARARSYDMKVIAVDDQFVSAGGKPMESVPLVMMAATKIGERQGQELYKEMQKRGWDVKQTGVMAITANELDTARRRTTGSMDALKAAGFPADQIYQVPTKSNDIPGALDAGNSLLVQHPQVKHWLVIGMNDSTVLGGIRATEGQGFKAADVIGIGINGVDAVSELSKSKPTGFYGSLLPSPDVHGYKTSEMLYNWVTKDAEPPKFTEVSDVVLITRDNFKEELAKKGLAATK
- a CDS encoding glycoside hydrolase family 88 protein; the encoded protein is MIRSVVTEPLRPVELHQVDRPALKTLLEDALARATRQFDSNLAAFGDKFPGEACQDGRWPRTENVEWTTSFWVGQLWLAWELTGEARYRAAAERYLPSFYRRIEQRIDTATHDLGFLYSLSCVSAWQLTGNEAARQAALQAADALMERYNPVAKIIQAWGDLRDPEQQGRMIIDCNMNLPLLYWASQQTGDARYREAARAHAQQAARYVVRPDASTYHTYYMDVNSGEPRFGNTHQGFSDNSCWSRGQAWGIYGFLLSWNHTGERDYVDLSRSLAHYFLNRLPEDDVCHWDLALLGTDAVRDSSAAAIAVCGLLELVKALPTLDPLRPAYEEMALRMMESLTRHYLSRDDEACEGLLKHSVYHMSSGKGVDECCSWGDYFWLEALIRLRQSWYSYW
- a CDS encoding oligosaccharide MFS transporter yields the protein MTASSTPTRSAQLRMSSFIFLYFFTWSSSFGLYALWLSQKVGLDSMTIGSVFAVNGLFAVILKPVYGYIMDKIGMSKWLLYFVCIISALMAPFFVWVYQPLLLNHTTIGMFVGAFWLSLGWYAGVAAAESYADRFSRLYGLEFGRIRMWGSLGWALAASFSGLLFNLTPLANFLLSSATSVLMLLMLVSLKLGDDLLRDNDVIAKDKIMPGDVVALLRNRKFWMFSLYVAGVAWMMFVAEQQFPRYFVSFFDTREQGNAWFGYLSTVQSGTEFVMMMFIPLLVNRYGAKAGLIICGCVVGARLIACGLTEDPLVISIIKPLYGLEISLLLISVFKYIAAHFDKKVNATMYLLGYQAMIYVGSVVVAPPAGYLYDRIGFEHTYLLMGACALLFTLVSVFTLSGERRAPVRQAPPAVVSTPGQPSQ